One Micromonospora sp. WMMD812 genomic window carries:
- a CDS encoding TOMM precursor leader peptide-binding protein — protein sequence MTRAALPRPTLLPGLTRLWRDRHTLQLGVGPERAVLLEIANPRAARLLDLLDGTRSERGVLAHPAAADVGADEARTLLDALRTAGLLVPRHTLLPRELAGPTRARLGAEAGALALTATRLPATPAQVLRRRRAARVLVTGAGRLGAAVAVALAQAGVGQVTPDLAGSVQPADLVGTGIPASDLGRSLAAAVGTAIIRAAPGTGGHPGRRGRADLVVQLGHDRPAALLAAGYAQRRQPHLLITVREGVPVIGPLVRPPVGPCLNCVDLHRTDRDPDWPRLAAQLAGDVPAQAGTTATLLAATGFAAAEALTQLDGGHPETLGGAVEVDGPGRLRRRTWPPHPSCECSRRHR from the coding sequence ATGACGCGTGCCGCACTGCCCCGCCCGACCCTGCTGCCCGGCCTGACCCGGCTGTGGCGCGACCGGCACACCCTCCAGCTCGGCGTCGGCCCGGAGCGGGCCGTCCTGCTCGAGATCGCCAACCCCCGCGCCGCCCGGTTGCTGGACCTGCTCGACGGCACGCGCAGCGAGCGCGGCGTGCTGGCGCATCCCGCCGCCGCTGACGTCGGCGCCGACGAGGCCCGTACGCTGCTCGACGCGCTGCGCACCGCGGGCCTGCTCGTCCCCCGCCACACCCTGCTGCCACGCGAGCTGGCCGGGCCGACCCGGGCCCGGCTCGGCGCGGAGGCCGGGGCCCTCGCCCTCACCGCCACCCGGCTGCCGGCCACCCCGGCCCAGGTGCTCCGCCGCCGGCGCGCCGCGCGCGTGCTGGTGACCGGCGCCGGCCGGCTCGGCGCGGCGGTCGCCGTGGCGCTCGCCCAGGCCGGCGTGGGCCAGGTCACGCCGGACCTCGCCGGCTCGGTGCAGCCCGCCGACCTGGTCGGCACCGGCATCCCCGCCAGCGACCTCGGGCGTTCGCTCGCCGCCGCGGTCGGCACGGCGATCATCCGGGCCGCGCCCGGCACCGGCGGGCACCCGGGCCGGCGCGGCCGGGCGGACCTGGTGGTCCAGCTCGGCCACGACCGCCCGGCGGCCCTGCTCGCCGCCGGGTACGCCCAGCGCCGCCAGCCTCATCTGCTGATCACGGTCCGGGAGGGCGTCCCGGTGATCGGACCGCTCGTCCGACCGCCGGTCGGTCCCTGCCTGAACTGCGTCGATCTGCACCGCACCGATCGCGACCCGGACTGGCCCCGTCTCGCCGCCCAGCTGGCCGGCGACGTTCCGGCCCAGGCCGGCACCACCGCCACCCTCCTCGCGGCGACCGGCTTCGCGGCGGCGGAGGCGCTGACGCAGCTCGACGGCGGGCACCCGGAGACGCTCGGCGGGGCGGTGGAGGTCGACGGGCCGGGCCGCCTCCGCCGCCGGACCTGGCCGCCCCACCCCTCCTGCGAATGCTCCCGTCGCCACCGCTGA
- a CDS encoding AarF/ABC1/UbiB kinase family protein, which yields MTDIPRRAVSRTAKLAALPLGFAGRTVLGMGKRVTGLASDVISAEIQQRTAEQLFSVLGQLKGGAMKFGQALSVFEAALPEEIAAPYRQALTKLQEAAPPLPVASVHKVLTEQLGPDWRDRFVEFNDTPAAAASIGQVHRAVWRDPGYGPSGAPHHRDVAVKIQYPGAGDALLADLKQLSRLGGMFRAIQPGLDVKPLLVELRERITEELDYELEAESQRAFAAAYADDPEIYIPAVVSSAPRVLITEWVEGTPLADIIREGTEEQRDEAGRLMATLHLSAPIRAGLLHADPHPGNFRLLPDRRLGVIDFGAVARMPEGTPEPIGRLAGLALRGDAEGVVNGLREEGFLTQTDPIDAQAVLDYIRPMLEPVAADEFRFTRAWLRSEATRLASPRSPAYQLSRQLNLPPSYLLIHRVTLGSIGVLCQLEAKAPYRRILERWLPGFAPVA from the coding sequence GTGACCGACATCCCGCGCCGGGCCGTGTCCCGGACCGCCAAGCTCGCCGCACTGCCGCTCGGCTTCGCCGGCCGGACCGTCCTCGGCATGGGAAAGCGCGTCACCGGGCTCGCCTCCGACGTGATCTCCGCAGAGATCCAGCAGCGCACCGCGGAACAGCTCTTCAGCGTGCTCGGCCAGCTCAAGGGCGGCGCGATGAAGTTCGGTCAGGCGCTGTCGGTGTTCGAGGCGGCGCTGCCGGAGGAGATCGCCGCGCCCTACCGGCAGGCGCTGACCAAGCTCCAGGAGGCCGCGCCGCCGCTGCCGGTCGCCAGCGTGCACAAGGTGCTGACCGAGCAGCTCGGCCCCGACTGGCGGGACCGGTTCGTTGAGTTCAACGACACCCCCGCCGCCGCGGCGAGCATCGGCCAGGTGCACCGGGCGGTCTGGCGCGACCCGGGCTACGGGCCGTCGGGCGCGCCGCACCACCGTGACGTGGCCGTCAAGATCCAGTATCCGGGTGCCGGCGACGCCCTGCTCGCCGACCTCAAGCAGCTCTCCCGGCTGGGCGGGATGTTCCGGGCGATCCAGCCCGGGCTGGACGTCAAGCCGCTCCTGGTCGAGCTGCGGGAACGAATCACCGAGGAACTCGACTACGAGTTGGAGGCCGAGTCACAGCGCGCGTTCGCGGCCGCGTACGCCGACGACCCGGAGATCTACATCCCGGCCGTCGTCTCGTCCGCGCCCCGGGTGCTGATCACCGAGTGGGTCGAGGGGACGCCGCTGGCCGACATCATCCGGGAGGGCACCGAGGAACAGCGGGACGAGGCGGGGCGGCTGATGGCCACCCTGCACCTCTCCGCGCCGATCCGGGCCGGGCTGCTCCACGCCGATCCGCACCCGGGCAACTTCCGGCTGCTGCCCGACCGCCGGCTGGGTGTGATCGACTTCGGCGCGGTGGCGCGCATGCCGGAGGGCACGCCCGAGCCGATCGGCCGGCTGGCCGGCCTCGCCCTGCGGGGCGACGCGGAGGGAGTGGTGAACGGGCTGCGCGAGGAGGGGTTCCTCACCCAGACCGATCCGATCGACGCCCAGGCGGTCCTGGACTACATCCGGCCGATGCTGGAACCGGTGGCCGCCGACGAGTTCCGGTTCACCCGGGCCTGGCTGCGATCCGAGGCCACTCGGCTGGCCAGCCCCCGGTCTCCCGCGTACCAGCTGAGCCGGCAGCTCAACCTGCCGCCGTCGTACCTGCTCATCCACCGGGTCACCCTCGGATCGATCGGGGTGCTCTGCCAGTTGGAGGCGAAGGCGCCGTACCGGCGCATCCTGGAGCGCTGGCTGCCCGGTTTCGCGCCGGTCGCCTGA